TGTTCTGCAGTCGGTGCAGCTACATATATTGGAACATTCGGGGTATGCCGTCCGGTTCTGTTAGCAAACAAACTCGCACACAAACCTTTCCTTCCTAAAGATGTGAAAACAGGATTTGGCGATGCTGTAACCTACATGATGACAGCTAACCACGCTGCCAGTGTGATCGGAGGAGCTGCTTCCTTAATGTATGAAAACCGCGCCTATCAACGTGCTTCTGCAGGATTAGAAGATGCTAGAATCGCCGAAACTTTGACGGTCGATGTGTATAATCAAGTATCTCAAGAATTAAGAGAGTCACATCTTGCAGTTGTTAAAAAAACTATATTAGCGATTTTAGAAAAAGCATTTGAATTGATAGCAGATGTTGTCAAATTAATTCCTTTCCCAACCACTGCTTCAGTTCGATTGGCTGTGACATCAGGAGCTGTTGTCATTTCTAGCGGTATCGGTCTGTACAGCGCATGGGCTCATTCATAAGAAAAAGATTTGTCAATTTCGCCAATATTGTAAATCGCTTCTAGAAAACCTAGAAGCGATTTATTTATTAGCGAACTAAGATTTTATAAGAACTTTTTATCTTTCTCTCATTAAGGCATTCCCGTTTTTTCTTATTGTAAAAATCTTCTCCCTCTGATAACCTGTCCCTTTATTTTCTTAAGGAAAAGGCTCCTTTTCTTTTTAGGGAATTCTACGAACAAAAATGCTATCACGATTTGCCTGGTTGCCCTCGCTTGAGCGCGGACAGCCATTGTATTAGTGGGTAATTATATATGCAATCTCAGCTTAGCTTAATGGGAAAAAAGGAAGGCATGATTCATGTCTTTGACAAAGATGGAAATCTAGTTGCGTGTTCAGTAATTAGCATGAGTTCCAATGTTGTTACTCAGATAAAAGTTGATTCAACAGATGGTTACAACGCTATTCAAATGGGCGCCAATGAAATCAATGTTCCAGAAAAAACATTGCACAAACGTGTGAATAAACCCAGTATCGGACATTTTAAAAAGTCCGGTTCTCGTGTTTTTCGTGAGTTAAAGGAAGTTCGCCTTTCAGAAGAAGCCGTAAATGAAGTTTCTCTAGGAAGCGAGTTCGGTTTGGAAGTCTTTGAAAGTGTTTCTTCCATAGACGTTAGCGGTGTTTCTAAAGGTAAAGGATTTCAAGGGGTCATGAAAAGATTTGGATTCCGTGGAGGCCCTCAAAGTCACGGCTCAGGATTCCATCGTCATGCCGGTTCTATAGGAATGCGGTCGACTCCTGGACGATGCTTCCCAGGAAGTAAACGTCCTAGCCATATGGGTACTGTGAACGTAACTGTTAAGAATTTAGAAGTAATAAAAATAGATTTAGAGAAAAAAGTTTTGCTAGTGAAGGGAGCAATTCCTGGTCCTAGAGGTTCTGTTGTTGTCGTCAGACGTTCTTCCAGAGCAAAAGGGTAATGCAGAAGAGGTCCTAATGGTTTTATTATCAAAGTTTGATTTTTTTGGGAATAAGGCAGGAGAGGTGGAATTACCAGATGCCTTTTTTGCTCAGGAAGGAAGTGGACTTCAATTAGTGAAGGACTATCTTGTGGCCATCCGCGCCAATAAGAGACAGTGGTCCGCATGTACGAGAAATCGTTCAGAAGTAAGCCATTCTACTAAAAAGCCTTTTAGACAAAAAGGTACAGGAAATGCTCGTCAAGGGTGTTTAGCAGCTCCTCAGTTTCGAGGAGGGGGTATCGTTTTTGGCCCTAAGCCTAAATTTGATCAACACGTTCGTATTAATAAAAAAGAGAAAAGAGCAGCAATTCGTTTGTTGTTATCTCAAAAGATTCAAACGAATCATTTGATTGTAGCTGATGACAGTGTATTCACGAACAGTTTAACTTCTCCAAAGACAAAAGAAGCTTTGAGATTTTTAAAATCCTGTAATGTGGAATGTCGCGGGGTGCTTTTCATCGATGATTTAGAGCATGCTCAAAATAACGAAAGTTTAAGACTAAGCTTGCGTAATCTGCCTGCTGTGCGCGGTTTTACGTATGGAATGAATATCAATGGATATGACCTAGTCTCTGCCCGCAATATAGTGATTTCCGAAAAGGCTCTTAATAGACTCTCCGGGCATCTTATTTCTGCAATGAAAGATTAAAAGGGAATTTTAGGACATGAAAGATCCTTATGATGTAATCAAACGGCATTATGTAACCGAGAAGGCTAAAACACTAGAAGGTTTGAGTCTTGGGAATGGTGAGGGCAAAAAGAAAGGTAGTTACTGTAAGCATCCAAAGTATACATTTATCGTGGATAGCAACGCTACTAAGCCTTTAATTGCTCAAGCTTTAGAATCTATTTATGCGGATAAAAAAGTAAAAGTTAAAAGTGTAAACACGATATGTGTGAAGCCCCAGCCAGCCCGAATGTTTCGCGGAAAGCGAAAAGGAAAGACTGCTGGATTTAAGAAGGCAGTTGTGACTTTCTATGAAGGCCATTCTATCGGGTAATCTATTAGAGGGAAGAAAAACATGTTTAAAAAGTTTAAGCCAGTAACTCCAGGAACTAGACAGTTGGTTCTTCCGGCTTTTGATGAGCTGACCACACAGGGAGAGTTGTCAGGAAAGAAAACGAGAAAAAGCGTTCGACCAAATAAAAAACTATCATTTTTCAAAAAGAGTTCCGGTGGTCGTGATAATTTAGGTCACATTTCCTGCCGTCATCGCGGTGGAGGAGCTAAGCGCCTGTATCGAGTGATCGACTTTAAGCGCAATAAAGATGGTATCGAAGCTAAAGTAGTTTCTGTTGAGTACGATCCAAATCGTTCCGCTTACATCGCTTTATTGAGTTATGCCGATGGAGAAAAACGTTACATACTTGCTCCAAAAGGCATAAAAAGAGGAGATCAAGTGATCTCAGGAGAAGGCAGCCCTTTCAAATTGGGTTGTTGTATGACTTTAAAAAGTATGCCTTTAGGGTCAACTGTTCATAATATTGAGATGAGACCCCATTCTGGAGGGAAATTAGTAAGATCCGCAGGTTTAGCTGCTCAGGTGATTGCTAAAACTCCAGGATATGTTACATTAAAAATGCCTTCAGGCGAATTTCGCATGTTAAATGAAGGTTGTCGAGCGACTATCGGCGAAGTTTCTAATTCAGATCACAATTTATGTGTTGATGGTAAAGCAGGAAGAAAACGTTGGAAAGGCATTCGCCCAACCGTTCGTGGTACTGCTATGAACCCTGTTGATCACCCTCACGGAGGTGGTGAAGGCCGTCATAACGGTTATATTCCTCGTACTCCTTGGGGTAAAGTCACGAAAGGATTAAAAACTCGTGATAAGCGTAAAAGCAATAAGTGGATAGTTAAAGATCGTAGGAAATAGGGATTATGAGTAGATCGTTAAGAAAGGGTCCTTTTGTTGATCACAGTCTGATAAAAAAAGTACGTGCTATGAACTTATTGGAGAAAAAAACTCCAATTAAAACCTGGTCTCGTCGTTCTATGATTACCCCTGAAATGATAGGCCATACATTTGAAGTTCATAACGGGAAAAAGTTTCTAACAGTGTTTGTTTCGGAAACTATGGTAGGACACAAGTTGGGAGAATTTTCACCAACAAGAATATTTAAAAGTCATCCCGTGAAGAAAGGGTAAGTCTAAAGGAGACAAGTCATGTTTAAAGCGACCGCCCGCT
Above is a genomic segment from Chlamydia abortus containing:
- the rplD gene encoding 50S ribosomal protein L4 — protein: MVLLSKFDFFGNKAGEVELPDAFFAQEGSGLQLVKDYLVAIRANKRQWSACTRNRSEVSHSTKKPFRQKGTGNARQGCLAAPQFRGGGIVFGPKPKFDQHVRINKKEKRAAIRLLLSQKIQTNHLIVADDSVFTNSLTSPKTKEALRFLKSCNVECRGVLFIDDLEHAQNNESLRLSLRNLPAVRGFTYGMNINGYDLVSARNIVISEKALNRLSGHLISAMKD
- the rpsS gene encoding 30S ribosomal protein S19; this translates as MSRSLRKGPFVDHSLIKKVRAMNLLEKKTPIKTWSRRSMITPEMIGHTFEVHNGKKFLTVFVSETMVGHKLGEFSPTRIFKSHPVKKG
- a CDS encoding 50S ribosomal protein L23; protein product: MKDPYDVIKRHYVTEKAKTLEGLSLGNGEGKKKGSYCKHPKYTFIVDSNATKPLIAQALESIYADKKVKVKSVNTICVKPQPARMFRGKRKGKTAGFKKAVVTFYEGHSIG
- the rplC gene encoding 50S ribosomal protein L3, with protein sequence MQSQLSLMGKKEGMIHVFDKDGNLVACSVISMSSNVVTQIKVDSTDGYNAIQMGANEINVPEKTLHKRVNKPSIGHFKKSGSRVFRELKEVRLSEEAVNEVSLGSEFGLEVFESVSSIDVSGVSKGKGFQGVMKRFGFRGGPQSHGSGFHRHAGSIGMRSTPGRCFPGSKRPSHMGTVNVTVKNLEVIKIDLEKKVLLVKGAIPGPRGSVVVVRRSSRAKG
- the rplB gene encoding 50S ribosomal protein L2 encodes the protein MFKKFKPVTPGTRQLVLPAFDELTTQGELSGKKTRKSVRPNKKLSFFKKSSGGRDNLGHISCRHRGGGAKRLYRVIDFKRNKDGIEAKVVSVEYDPNRSAYIALLSYADGEKRYILAPKGIKRGDQVISGEGSPFKLGCCMTLKSMPLGSTVHNIEMRPHSGGKLVRSAGLAAQVIAKTPGYVTLKMPSGEFRMLNEGCRATIGEVSNSDHNLCVDGKAGRKRWKGIRPTVRGTAMNPVDHPHGGGEGRHNGYIPRTPWGKVTKGLKTRDKRKSNKWIVKDRRK